The Thermodesulfovibrionia bacterium genome includes a window with the following:
- a CDS encoding 2-isopropylmalate synthase, with protein sequence MRTIKIFDTTLRDGEQSPGASMNVDEKVQVAKQLARLGVDIIEAGFAIASQGDFDAIKRIGDEVEGPILCSLARAKEGDIKRAWEAIKDAKRKRIHTFHSTSDIHLKHQFRIGRDEALKRSVEMVKYAKSFTDDIEFSPMDATRTDIGYLCDVVEAVIDAGALTVNIPDTVGYTIPEEFGKMIKTITQKVKNINKAVIAVHCHNDLGLAAANSLAAVINGAGQIECTINGIGERAGNCSMEEVVMALRTRRDIYNADTKINTEEIMRSSRLVTKITGMSVQPNKAIVGANAFAHESGIHQDGLLKEKTTYEIIRPETVGFHKTKFVLGKHSGRHAFKTKLAELGFTLSEEELNSTFERFKNLADQKKDIYDQDIEALVSDEVTKVPEVFSLVDMKISAGLHEKPKAMIKLKIRGKDKQRTMNGDGPVDAVYKAITAITGTKSKLLKYEVKSITGGTDALGEVMVTLDEDGKSMSGHGADTDIIIASAKAYINVLNKLEAKKKKLK encoded by the coding sequence ATGAGAACGATAAAGATATTTGATACTACATTAAGAGACGGCGAGCAGTCTCCGGGCGCTTCGATGAATGTTGATGAAAAGGTGCAGGTCGCAAAGCAGCTTGCGCGTCTCGGAGTCGATATTATTGAGGCGGGTTTTGCCATAGCATCACAGGGCGACTTTGACGCGATCAAAAGAATAGGCGACGAGGTTGAAGGGCCGATCCTGTGCAGCCTTGCGAGGGCGAAAGAGGGCGATATCAAGCGCGCGTGGGAAGCTATTAAGGATGCCAAGAGGAAGAGGATACATACTTTTCACTCAACGTCAGATATCCATCTCAAGCACCAGTTCCGCATTGGCCGTGACGAGGCGCTTAAGAGGTCTGTGGAGATGGTCAAATACGCAAAGAGTTTTACTGATGATATTGAATTTTCTCCTATGGATGCAACGAGGACTGATATCGGATATCTGTGTGATGTCGTAGAGGCGGTCATTGACGCAGGCGCATTGACGGTGAATATTCCCGACACGGTAGGCTACACCATTCCTGAAGAGTTCGGAAAGATGATAAAGACGATAACTCAGAAGGTGAAGAATATCAATAAGGCTGTCATAGCGGTGCATTGCCATAATGACCTCGGCCTTGCCGCTGCCAACTCGCTTGCCGCTGTAATAAACGGCGCCGGGCAGATAGAATGCACCATCAACGGCATAGGCGAACGCGCGGGCAACTGTTCCATGGAAGAGGTTGTCATGGCATTAAGGACAAGGCGTGATATATATAATGCTGATACGAAGATCAATACCGAAGAGATAATGAGAAGCAGCAGGCTTGTGACCAAGATAACAGGCATGTCGGTCCAGCCTAACAAGGCGATCGTCGGAGCTAACGCATTTGCGCATGAATCAGGCATACATCAGGACGGGCTTCTGAAGGAGAAGACCACTTATGAGATCATAAGGCCTGAGACTGTCGGTTTTCACAAGACAAAGTTCGTACTCGGCAAACACTCGGGAAGGCATGCCTTCAAGACAAAGCTTGCTGAACTTGGCTTCACTCTCAGCGAAGAGGAACTCAACAGCACATTTGAACGATTCAAGAACCTTGCTGACCAGAAGAAGGATATATACGATCAGGATATCGAGGCACTTGTATCTGATGAAGTAACAAAGGTTCCCGAGGTCTTCAGCCTTGTTGATATGAAGATATCCGCAGGGCTTCATGAAAAGCCCAAGGCTATGATCAAGTTGAAGATCAGAGGCAAAGATAAACAGAGAACCATGAACGGTGACGGGCCGGTTGACGCGGTGTATAAGGCGATAACCGCAATCACAGGGACAAAGAGCAAGCTCTTGAAGTATGAGGTTAAGAGCATAACCGGAGGCACTGACGCCCTCGGCGAGGTCATGGTCACGCTTGATGAAGACGGCAAATCCATGAGCGGCCACGGCGCTGACACTGACATAATTATCGCCTCTGCAAAGGCTTATATTAATGTTCTTAACAAGCTGGAAGCAAAGAAGAAAAAGTTAAAGTAG
- the pssA gene encoding CDP-diacylglycerol--serine O-phosphatidyltransferase has translation MRKGIYLLPNTVTLCGMFFGFYAIMSTFKGQYVHGAWAILAAVIFDGLDGWVARMTNTATKFGIQLDSLSDLIAFGVAPAVLIYGWGLNEFGRVGWGACFFYVVCGALRLARYNVQKDTAESKAFTGLPIPGAATMIATLILFHSEMWGGVPPLKSYTLMVLPFLLAALMVSTFTYHGIKEVSTKQGTPFWFLVGVVTALAFIFMYPEIVMFILSAIYVSWGILEGFYRLFKGKRSNISKSNKAVDREE, from the coding sequence ATGAGAAAAGGTATCTACTTACTGCCAAATACGGTCACGCTCTGCGGGATGTTCTTCGGCTTCTATGCCATCATGTCAACCTTTAAGGGGCAGTATGTTCATGGCGCATGGGCCATCCTTGCGGCTGTCATATTTGACGGGCTTGACGGCTGGGTTGCAAGGATGACGAATACCGCGACAAAGTTCGGGATACAGCTTGACTCCCTGTCTGACCTCATCGCATTCGGTGTTGCCCCGGCAGTGCTTATATATGGATGGGGACTGAACGAGTTTGGACGGGTTGGCTGGGGCGCGTGTTTCTTTTATGTCGTCTGCGGCGCGCTAAGGCTTGCGAGGTATAACGTGCAGAAGGATACTGCTGAGAGCAAGGCCTTTACAGGACTGCCGATCCCCGGAGCCGCTACCATGATTGCAACACTTATCCTTTTCCATTCAGAGATGTGGGGAGGGGTTCCGCCGCTTAAGAGCTACACTCTTATGGTGCTGCCTTTTCTTCTCGCCGCGCTGATGGTGAGCACGTTTACTTATCATGGGATAAAAGAGGTCTCTACAAAACAGGGCACGCCTTTCTGGTTCCTTGTCGGTGTTGTAACAGCTCTTGCATTTATATTTATGTACCCTGAGATAGTCATGTTCATCCTCTCTGCAATTTATGTCTCCTGGGGGATTCTGGAAGGTTTTTACCGTCTCTTCAAGGGGAAGAGATCGAATATATCAAAAAGCAATAAGGCTGTTGACAGGGAAGAATGA
- a CDS encoding phosphatidylserine decarboxylase family protein produces MLKYAREGYPFIIFFTVITLLTLLFGNLWVAALPFLLTLFMLYFFRDPERVFSADNNTLIAPADGCVVQIREIVEDEITNEKMIEVSIFMNAFNVHVNRVPCDGTVKDVKRYSGRFMAAWSEEASKANEHITMLFNTVHGNIVVRQVAGLIARRAVCRVKPGDVLKQAERFGIIKFSSRVDIFLPLNTKIKVKLKDKVKAGETVLGIISQVKS; encoded by the coding sequence ATGTTGAAGTATGCCAGGGAAGGCTATCCCTTTATCATTTTTTTTACAGTTATTACTCTGCTGACCCTGCTTTTCGGCAATCTGTGGGTGGCTGCGCTTCCATTTCTCCTTACGCTCTTCATGCTCTATTTCTTCAGAGACCCTGAGAGGGTATTTTCCGCAGATAACAATACCTTGATCGCGCCTGCGGACGGCTGCGTTGTGCAGATACGGGAGATCGTTGAAGATGAGATAACGAATGAGAAGATGATCGAGGTGAGCATCTTCATGAACGCCTTTAATGTACATGTTAACAGGGTTCCCTGTGACGGCACTGTTAAAGATGTTAAGCGCTATTCCGGAAGGTTCATGGCAGCATGGAGCGAGGAGGCTTCAAAGGCAAATGAACACATAACCATGCTATTTAATACTGTGCATGGCAATATAGTTGTAAGGCAGGTGGCAGGGCTTATAGCAAGACGCGCGGTATGCAGGGTGAAGCCCGGGGATGTGCTGAAACAGGCCGAGAGGTTCGGCATAATCAAGTTCAGCTCAAGGGTTGATATTTTTTTGCCACTTAATACGAAAATTAAAGTAAAATTAAAAGATAAAGTAAAGGCAGGGGAAACGGTTTTAGGAATTATCAGTCAGGTGAAATCATGA
- the ilvC gene encoding ketol-acid reductoisomerase: protein MNIHYDKTIKKDLIKKKKVCIMGYGSQGHAHANNLKESGVDVIIGVRKGSSFEKAKKAGFKTMVPADAAKVSDVIMILLPDESQGDTYRDEIAPNIKKGAYLAFAHGFNIHFNQIVPAEDINVFMVAPKGPGHLVRAEYERGSGVPCLVAIHQDPSKNTMELALSYASAVGGGRAGVIETSFREETETDLFGEQVVLCGGLTSLIQAGYETLVEAGYAPEMAYFECMHEVKLIVDLLYEGGISNMRYSISNTAQYGDITRGPRVITGETKKEMKRILDEIQSGVFAREWMLECKANKPVFNALTRRGEEHSIEKVGAKLRAMMPWLKKGKLVDKSKA from the coding sequence ATGAATATTCATTACGATAAAACTATCAAGAAGGATCTTATAAAAAAGAAGAAGGTCTGTATCATGGGATACGGCAGCCAGGGGCACGCCCATGCAAATAATTTAAAAGAGAGCGGCGTGGACGTTATCATAGGAGTTAGAAAGGGTTCCAGTTTTGAAAAGGCCAAGAAGGCAGGCTTTAAGACAATGGTGCCTGCTGATGCAGCAAAGGTTTCTGATGTGATAATGATCCTTCTTCCTGACGAGAGCCAGGGCGATACATACAGGGATGAGATAGCCCCGAATATCAAAAAGGGTGCATATCTCGCTTTTGCGCATGGTTTTAACATACACTTCAACCAGATAGTTCCTGCTGAAGATATTAACGTATTCATGGTCGCGCCTAAAGGCCCGGGACATCTTGTGAGGGCTGAATATGAAAGAGGCAGCGGCGTGCCCTGCCTTGTTGCGATACATCAGGACCCTTCAAAAAATACGATGGAACTTGCGCTTTCATATGCATCCGCAGTAGGAGGCGGAAGGGCGGGAGTTATTGAAACATCATTCAGGGAAGAGACCGAGACAGACCTCTTCGGGGAGCAGGTTGTATTATGCGGCGGGCTTACATCTCTTATTCAGGCAGGCTACGAGACGCTTGTTGAAGCAGGCTACGCGCCTGAGATGGCATACTTCGAGTGCATGCATGAGGTCAAACTCATTGTTGACCTTCTCTATGAAGGCGGTATCTCAAACATGAGGTATTCGATAAGCAATACAGCCCAGTACGGCGACATCACAAGGGGCCCGCGCGTTATTACCGGCGAGACAAAGAAAGAGATGAAGAGGATCCTTGATGAGATCCAGTCGGGTGTATTTGCGCGCGAGTGGATGCTTGAATGCAAGGCGAACAAGCCTGTCTTTAACGCGCTTACCAGAAGAGGCGAAGAGCACTCTATTGAGAAGGTCGGCGCAAAGCTGAGGGCGATGATGCCGTGGCTCAAAAAGGGCAAGCTTGTAGATAAGTCAAAGGCGTAG
- the ilvN gene encoding acetolactate synthase small subunit translates to MKHTISVLVENKFGVLSRVSGLFSGRGFNIESLSVGETIDPDISSMTIITHGDDLIIEQITKQLNKLIDVIKVTDLMEVEHVEREMVLVKIAPAKADRPDALRITEIFRGRIIDSGPKTFTIEITGDEKKISAFVEMMRPYNIKEFVRTGKVAIAREGVKK, encoded by the coding sequence ATGAAGCACACAATTTCTGTACTTGTAGAAAATAAGTTCGGCGTTCTTTCCAGGGTCTCAGGACTCTTCAGCGGCCGCGGATTCAATATCGAAAGCCTCTCTGTCGGAGAGACGATCGATCCTGATATCTCCAGCATGACGATCATCACACATGGAGATGACCTTATAATAGAGCAGATAACCAAGCAGCTCAATAAGCTTATAGATGTTATCAAGGTCACGGATCTGATGGAGGTCGAGCATGTTGAGAGGGAGATGGTTCTTGTCAAGATCGCTCCGGCAAAGGCTGACAGGCCTGACGCGCTTCGGATAACCGAAATATTCAGGGGAAGGATAATTGATTCAGGCCCGAAGACATTTACCATTGAGATAACCGGAGACGAGAAGAAGATCTCGGCGTTCGTAGAGATGATGAGGCCGTACAATATAAAAGAGTTTGTCCGCACAGGCAAGGTTGCGATAGCAAGAGAAGGCGTTAAAAAATAA
- the ilvB gene encoding biosynthetic-type acetolactate synthase large subunit — MKMSGAEILIECLKKEGVKHVFGYPGGVVLNIFDVLYDEKDLELILTRHEQAAVHAADGYARVSGKVGVAIVTSGPGATNTVTGLATASMDSIPIVVFTGQVPTMLIGNDAFQEADIVGITRPCTKHNYLVKDVKDLAQTVREAFHIASTGRPGPVLIDLPKDVTSGMCDFVWPKEVNIRSYNPKYEGNKWQMKQAAEEIAKAKRPVIMAGGGVILSGASKELKELAELTKTPVTVTMMGLGGFPGTNNLSMGMLGMHGTYCANMAVQNADLIVGIGVRFDDRVTGRTADFAPKARIVHIDIDPTSIRKTTRVDVPVVGDIKQVLKEIIKNLKETKEQWGAVRKSWLKQVDTWKKERPLDYEHDDKIIKPQFVVEKIYELTNGEAVICTEVGQNQMWAAQFYKYDKPRTWLSSGGLGTMGYGFPAAIGAQFAMPKATVFDIAGDGSIQMNIQELATAVINKLPIKVAILNNRYLGMVRQWQELFFNERYSHTNLDVVPDFVKVAEAYGAVGLRATKPEEVEPVLREALKIKDRPVFMDFVVDWHEKVYPMVPAGAAIDEMIFGEKKEKKQKFDSSQIKIA, encoded by the coding sequence ATGAAAATGAGCGGCGCGGAAATACTGATCGAATGTCTGAAAAAAGAGGGAGTAAAGCATGTCTTCGGTTATCCCGGAGGTGTGGTCCTCAATATCTTTGACGTTCTTTATGATGAGAAGGATCTGGAACTCATACTTACGAGGCATGAGCAGGCAGCAGTGCATGCTGCTGACGGTTACGCAAGGGTCAGCGGCAAGGTCGGCGTGGCTATCGTCACTTCAGGCCCGGGCGCGACAAACACTGTGACAGGACTTGCCACTGCTTCTATGGACTCGATACCTATCGTGGTCTTTACAGGCCAGGTCCCGACAATGCTTATCGGCAATGACGCGTTTCAGGAAGCGGATATAGTCGGAATAACGAGGCCCTGCACAAAGCATAATTATCTTGTTAAAGATGTAAAGGACCTTGCGCAGACCGTAAGGGAGGCTTTTCATATTGCCTCAACCGGAAGGCCGGGCCCTGTGCTCATAGACCTGCCGAAGGATGTTACTTCAGGCATGTGCGATTTTGTATGGCCTAAAGAAGTGAATATCAGAAGCTACAACCCGAAATATGAGGGCAACAAGTGGCAGATGAAGCAGGCTGCAGAGGAGATCGCAAAGGCAAAGAGGCCTGTAATAATGGCAGGCGGCGGAGTTATACTTTCCGGCGCATCAAAGGAACTTAAGGAACTGGCAGAGCTCACAAAGACACCGGTCACCGTGACGATGATGGGGCTTGGTGGATTTCCAGGGACCAACAATCTCTCAATGGGAATGTTAGGTATGCACGGCACATACTGCGCAAACATGGCTGTTCAGAATGCCGACCTTATCGTCGGCATAGGTGTCAGGTTTGATGACCGTGTAACAGGAAGGACAGCAGACTTTGCTCCAAAGGCAAGGATAGTTCATATAGACATTGACCCTACATCGATAAGAAAGACCACAAGGGTTGACGTTCCTGTTGTGGGAGATATAAAGCAGGTGCTTAAAGAGATAATAAAGAACCTTAAAGAGACAAAAGAGCAATGGGGCGCTGTAAGAAAGTCATGGCTGAAGCAGGTGGATACCTGGAAGAAGGAGAGGCCGCTTGACTATGAACATGACGATAAGATCATAAAGCCGCAGTTTGTTGTTGAGAAAATATATGAACTTACAAATGGCGAGGCTGTGATATGCACAGAGGTCGGCCAGAACCAGATGTGGGCTGCGCAGTTCTATAAATATGACAAGCCCAGAACATGGCTTTCATCAGGCGGGCTCGGCACAATGGGATACGGATTTCCTGCCGCTATAGGCGCGCAGTTTGCAATGCCTAAGGCGACCGTATTTGATATCGCAGGTGACGGGAGCATACAGATGAATATTCAGGAGCTTGCCACCGCAGTCATCAATAAACTGCCGATCAAGGTCGCGATTCTTAACAACCGCTATCTCGGAATGGTAAGGCAGTGGCAGGAACTTTTCTTCAACGAGAGATATTCTCATACGAATCTTGATGTTGTGCCTGACTTTGTAAAGGTTGCCGAGGCATACGGCGCTGTCGGGCTGAGGGCGACAAAACCTGAAGAAGTTGAGCCTGTTCTCAGGGAAGCATTGAAGATAAAGGACAGGCCGGTATTTATGGACTTTGTGGTTGACTGGCATGAGAAGGTCTATCCCATGGTTCCTGCGGGCGCAGCCATAGATGAGATGATATTCGGTGAGAAGAAGGAAAAGAAGCAGAAGTTTGACAGCAGTCAAATAAAGATCGCTTAG
- the ilvD gene encoding dihydroxy-acid dehydratase, with the protein MKSDKIKKGLERAPHRALLHATGLPRSEMKKPFIGVATSFTDIIPGHSGMRDLERFIEKGVHTGGGYPFFFGIPGICDGIAMGHSGMHYSLPSRELIADMVETVAEAHQFDGLVLLTNCDKITPGMLMAAARVNIPSIVVTAGPMYSGNLRGKRLSMVNDTFEAVGKYKKGLINDSELKDLEMCACPGPGSCQGMYTANTMSCVTESLGMSLTGCATSLAVSSKKRMIAFHSGERIVQLVKKKITPRKIMTLDAIKNAIAVDMALGGSTNTVLHITAIAHEAGVELPLELFDIISKKTPHLTNMLPGGTDYLEDLEYAGGIPAVMKRLKSKLKNTLTVTGTKTFDIADNAEIMDAKVIRPFSQAYHKEGGIAVLKGNIAPDGAVVKQSAVSEKMMKFEGRAKVFDSEEAGMKAILSNKIKPGDVVVIRYEGPKGGPGMREMLSPTAAIAGMGLSDSVALITDGRFSGGTRGPCIGHISPEAMEGGPIAIVRDGDVISIDIFKRKINIELSDEEIKNRLKNLKPFKPKIRKGWLARYASHVTSASTGAVMKI; encoded by the coding sequence ATGAAGAGCGATAAGATAAAAAAAGGATTGGAAAGGGCGCCGCACAGGGCATTGCTGCATGCAACAGGGCTTCCGCGTTCTGAGATGAAGAAGCCTTTTATCGGTGTCGCGACAAGCTTCACCGATATTATCCCGGGGCACTCAGGCATGCGCGACCTTGAGAGGTTCATTGAAAAGGGCGTGCATACCGGCGGAGGTTATCCTTTTTTCTTCGGGATACCAGGCATATGCGACGGCATTGCGATGGGGCATAGCGGAATGCATTACAGCCTCCCTTCCAGAGAGCTTATCGCGGATATGGTTGAGACTGTGGCAGAGGCCCATCAGTTTGACGGGCTAGTGCTTCTGACCAATTGCGACAAGATAACACCCGGCATGCTTATGGCTGCCGCGCGTGTCAATATCCCTTCTATTGTTGTGACTGCAGGGCCGATGTATTCCGGGAACTTGAGAGGCAAGAGGCTTTCAATGGTAAACGATACTTTTGAGGCGGTAGGAAAATATAAAAAGGGGCTTATAAATGATTCGGAACTCAAAGACCTTGAGATGTGCGCCTGCCCGGGGCCGGGTTCCTGTCAGGGTATGTATACAGCCAACACAATGTCCTGTGTTACAGAGTCTCTGGGCATGAGCCTGACAGGATGCGCGACAAGCCTTGCCGTTTCTTCAAAAAAGCGGATGATCGCTTTTCACAGCGGAGAGAGGATCGTCCAGCTGGTAAAGAAGAAGATAACGCCGAGAAAGATAATGACGCTGGATGCCATAAAGAACGCCATCGCGGTTGATATGGCATTAGGCGGTTCTACCAATACCGTTCTGCATATCACTGCGATAGCACATGAAGCAGGTGTTGAACTGCCGCTTGAGCTTTTTGACATTATAAGCAAAAAAACTCCGCATCTGACCAACATGCTTCCGGGCGGAACGGATTACCTTGAAGACCTTGAATATGCAGGCGGCATACCCGCTGTCATGAAGAGGCTCAAGAGCAAGCTGAAAAATACTTTGACTGTTACAGGCACCAAAACATTTGATATCGCAGACAATGCTGAGATTATGGATGCAAAGGTTATCAGGCCTTTTTCCCAGGCTTATCATAAAGAGGGCGGCATAGCTGTACTGAAGGGCAATATCGCACCTGACGGAGCTGTAGTAAAACAGTCCGCGGTCAGTGAGAAGATGATGAAGTTTGAGGGCAGGGCCAAGGTCTTTGATTCTGAAGAGGCAGGCATGAAGGCTATACTCTCAAACAAGATAAAGCCCGGAGATGTGGTTGTCATCAGGTATGAAGGGCCGAAGGGCGGACCCGGAATGAGGGAGATGCTGAGCCCTACCGCCGCGATCGCCGGCATGGGCCTTAGCGATTCAGTCGCGCTCATAACTGACGGCCGTTTTTCAGGAGGTACAAGAGGGCCTTGTATAGGCCATATTTCCCCTGAGGCTATGGAGGGTGGCCCTATTGCTATTGTGAGAGACGGTGATGTAATATCCATAGATATTTTTAAGAGAAAAATTAACATTGAACTTAGTGATGAAGAGATAAAAAACAGGCTCAAGAATCTGAAGCCTTTTAAGCCTAAGATACGCAAAGGCTGGCTTGCCAGATATGCTTCACATGTTACATCGGCAAGCACCGGTGCTGTGATGAAAATCTAA
- a CDS encoding DUF465 domain-containing protein → MKESEIIKALRSESEEFIKFENEHRELDLILDELQKKKHLTTEEEVDKKTMQKQKLHYKDQMAQIISQYKVK, encoded by the coding sequence TTGAAAGAGAGTGAGATAATCAAGGCATTAAGAAGTGAGAGTGAAGAATTCATTAAGTTTGAAAATGAGCACAGGGAGTTAGATTTGATACTTGATGAACTGCAGAAGAAGAAACACCTTACTACTGAAGAAGAGGTCGACAAGAAGACTATGCAGAAGCAGAAGCTCCATTATAAAGACCAGATGGCGCAGATTATAAGCCAGTACAAAGTTAAGTAA
- a CDS encoding YchF/TatD family DNA exonuclease, which yields MNIELIDSHCHLDMEPFDIDRDEVIKRAKESGVGYIINIGSDREGNIKSLAIADKFPHIYSTIGIHPHDAKTLDDKLFNELKEWAKNPKVVAIGEIGLDYHYMHSAKDIQISAFKKQIALAKELSLPITVHSREAEDDTLDILNKDAKGLTGILHCFSGDVNMAKKVIDMGFYISIAGPVTFKKAEELREVAKMIPDENLLIETDAPYLSPVPMRGKRNEPAYVRYTAQAIADIRGVTLEDIARITTLNAKSLFKIGAIPKNGAIAYRIRDSLYLNITNRCTNRCSFCVRFHTSFVKGHNLHLENEPSAKDVINAIGDPSHYKEVVFCGLGEPLMRLDIVKEVSTWLKSKRSRVRINTNGHGNMIHKRNILPELEGLVDSMSISLDADNKEKYDKVCKPDFKDSFEGVISFIREAKKYIPEVNVTVVKLPDIDIEKCEKIAKDLGVGIRIRDYNVVG from the coding sequence ATGAATATTGAACTCATAGACTCTCACTGCCATCTCGATATGGAGCCTTTTGATATCGACAGGGATGAGGTCATTAAAAGGGCAAAAGAGAGCGGCGTTGGGTATATCATTAATATCGGCTCTGACAGAGAAGGGAATATTAAGTCTTTAGCGATTGCAGACAAGTTCCCTCACATCTACTCAACAATAGGCATCCATCCCCATGACGCAAAGACGCTTGATGACAAGCTCTTTAATGAACTGAAAGAGTGGGCTAAGAATCCAAAAGTCGTTGCTATCGGTGAGATAGGCCTTGATTACCACTATATGCACTCTGCTAAAGATATACAGATTTCAGCCTTCAAAAAGCAGATAGCGCTTGCAAAGGAACTCTCTCTTCCCATCACAGTTCACAGCCGTGAGGCAGAAGATGACACATTGGACATTCTCAATAAAGATGCTAAAGGCCTTACCGGCATTTTGCACTGCTTTTCCGGCGACGTGAATATGGCGAAGAAGGTCATTGATATGGGCTTTTACATCTCAATAGCAGGGCCTGTCACTTTCAAAAAAGCTGAAGAACTCAGAGAGGTCGCTAAGATGATCCCTGATGAAAACCTCCTTATTGAGACCGATGCCCCGTATCTCAGCCCTGTTCCGATGAGGGGAAAGAGGAACGAGCCTGCCTATGTCAGATACACGGCACAGGCGATTGCTGATATAAGAGGTGTGACTTTAGAAGACATCGCAAGGATAACTACACTGAATGCAAAGAGCCTCTTCAAGATCGGGGCTATACCCAAAAATGGAGCTATTGCTTACAGGATAAGAGACTCGCTTTATCTGAACATCACAAACAGATGCACGAACAGATGCAGCTTCTGCGTCAGGTTCCATACAAGTTTTGTTAAAGGACATAACCTCCACCTTGAAAACGAGCCGTCTGCAAAAGATGTAATAAATGCGATCGGAGATCCATCACATTACAAAGAGGTCGTCTTCTGCGGTTTGGGTGAGCCGTTGATGAGGTTGGATATTGTAAAGGAAGTTTCAACATGGCTGAAGAGCAAAAGAAGCAGAGTCCGTATTAATACCAATGGCCATGGAAACATGATACATAAAAGAAACATCCTGCCTGAACTTGAAGGTTTAGTTGACAGCATGTCGATAAGTCTTGATGCAGATAATAAGGAGAAATACGATAAGGTCTGCAAACCTGACTTCAAAGATTCATTTGAAGGCGTGATCTCATTTATCAGAGAAGCAAAGAAATACATCCCCGAAGTGAACGTCACAGTTGTCAAACTCCCGGACATTGACATTGAGAAATGTGAAAAGATAGCAAAGGATCTGGGGGTCGGGATCAGGATAAGAGATTATAATGTCGTAGGATAG
- a CDS encoding rubrerythrin family protein, with protein MSKSIKGTKTEQNLLKAFAGESQARNRYTYFASAAKKEGYEQISAFFIETAENEKEHAKVFFNYLEGGDLEITAAYPAGKIGSTAENLDHAAAGEHLEWTTLYADFEKTARDEGFPEVAESFKQISIVERFHEGRYRRLAANLRSDSVFKKPSASKWHCRNCGYVIEAADAPKECPACKHPQAHYELLAENY; from the coding sequence ATGTCTAAATCTATCAAGGGAACAAAGACAGAACAGAATCTGTTAAAGGCTTTCGCAGGCGAATCGCAGGCGAGGAACAGGTACACATATTTTGCCAGCGCTGCAAAAAAAGAAGGGTACGAACAGATATCGGCATTCTTTATTGAAACAGCGGAGAATGAAAAAGAGCATGCAAAGGTCTTTTTTAATTATCTTGAAGGCGGAGACCTGGAGATCACTGCGGCTTATCCTGCCGGAAAGATCGGGAGCACGGCTGAGAATCTTGACCACGCTGCAGCCGGTGAGCATCTGGAGTGGACAACACTCTATGCGGATTTTGAAAAGACTGCAAGGGATGAAGGCTTTCCCGAGGTAGCTGAATCTTTCAAACAGATATCCATTGTTGAAAGATTTCATGAGGGAAGATACAGAAGGCTGGCGGCCAATCTTAGAAGCGATTCCGTCTTTAAAAAGCCTTCGGCATCAAAGTGGCACTGCAGAAACTGCGGCTATGTTATTGAAGCTGCTGACGCGCCCAAAGAATGCCCTGCATGCAAACACCCGCAGGCTCATTACGAATTGCTGGCTGAAAATTATTAA